CGGATGGCGGCTGATCGCATGGTGGCGATCTCGTGGCCCGAGACGGTGGGCGGTCGCGGCGCGTCGTCGGTCGAGGTGGCGCTCTACAACATGGAGTACGCCCGGGCGGGAGCGCCTCAACCGGTCAATCGGGTCGGCATCAACCTGGCCGGCCCGACCCTGCTGGCCTGTGCCACCGCCGAGCAACAGGCACGGTGGCTGCCGTCGATCCTCGATGCGAGCGAGATCTGGTGCCAGCTGTTCTCCGAGCCCGACGCCGGATCCGACCTCGCCTCGCTGCGAACCAGTGCGGTGCGAGACGATGGCGGTTGGTTGGTCTCCGGCCAGAAGGTGTGGACGTCCTACGCCCAGTTCGCCCGGTGGGGGATCGCCCTCGTGCGCACCGACCCCGGGGCGAGGAAACACGCAGGGATCTCCTTCATGGTGATCGACATGGAGGCCGACGGGATCGAGATTCGGCCGCTGCGTCAGATCACCGACGAAGCCGAGTTCAACGAGGTCTTCCTCGACGACGTGTACGTGCCGGACGACCAGATCATCGGCGGACTCAACCAGGGATGGACGGTGGCGAACACGACCCTGGCTCACGAGCGAGGCACCAACTTCCCGTTCAAGGAGCAGGTGGTCCACGAGGTCTATCTCGACGAACTCGCCCGCCTCGCAACGGCGCGCGGGGTGCTCGACGATCCGCTGATCGCCGACGACCTGGCCGACGCGTTCGTGCAGCTGCGCCTGCTGCGGCTCCAGAACTGGCGTACCCTCTCGGCCCTCGGTCAGGGACGGGAACCCGGCCCCGAGTCGTCGGTGGTGAAGCTCACGTGGTCGGACATGACACAGCATCTGTCGGCGCTGGCGCTCTCGATCCTCGGTGACGAGGCCCCGCTGTGGCCCGTGCCGACGGGAGCATCCGCTGCGGGCTCGTGGCAACGCCAGTGGTTGTGGTCGAAGTCCGCGTCGATCGCGGGAGGCACCAGCGAGGTGCAGCGCACGATCATCGCCGAACGGATGCTGGGGATGCCGCGCGGCTGAGCGCCCGCCGGTACTCGTTCAACCAGTGTTTGTTCAACCAGTGTTGGTCAACCAGTGCCGACGGCGACCGAGTCCGGCCGACCTCATCCCCGGATCCCGGGCGATCGTCGCGGCGATGAGCGCGATCGTGAGCACGGCGACGCGGGCGGCGCGGCCCGGCCCCACGGCGACATCGGGCACCGCGCTGAGCTCGAGGACGATGGCCGCGACCACGGTGTACCAGGGCGGCCTGCCCGGTCGAAGTCGGTGCTCCACGAGGAGTGCGCCGATGACGAAGCCGGCCGTGTAGTACCGATGCACACCCGGATCGAGTAGCAGTCGCCAGGAGATGCCGGCGAGGATCGCTCCCGGCCACCGGTGGAAGAGGACGAGCAGGGCCACGATCGCCAGTCCGCCGATGAGCTGGGCCGGACGGATCCATGCCGGTGTCGTCGCCGCGTCGATTCCGAAGAAG
This Acidimicrobiales bacterium DNA region includes the following protein-coding sequences:
- a CDS encoding acyl-CoA dehydrogenase family protein, whose protein sequence is MDLTLAPSDAAFAAEVRSWLAANLDRPDRFSSIDQEFDWGRRWQARMAADRMVAISWPETVGGRGASSVEVALYNMEYARAGAPQPVNRVGINLAGPTLLACATAEQQARWLPSILDASEIWCQLFSEPDAGSDLASLRTSAVRDDGGWLVSGQKVWTSYAQFARWGIALVRTDPGARKHAGISFMVIDMEADGIEIRPLRQITDEAEFNEVFLDDVYVPDDQIIGGLNQGWTVANTTLAHERGTNFPFKEQVVHEVYLDELARLATARGVLDDPLIADDLADAFVQLRLLRLQNWRTLSALGQGREPGPESSVVKLTWSDMTQHLSALALSILGDEAPLWPVPTGASAAGSWQRQWLWSKSASIAGGTSEVQRTIIAERMLGMPRG